CGGCCTCGCGACCAGCACGGAGCACATCCTGCACGGGGCGGTCGAGCTTGAGCGTAAACTCGTTATAGAATGGGCTCTCCGGGTAAAGCAGCTCCACCCCCTCCAGCGCGCAGAGTGCGCGGGCGGCTTCGCGGGCACGTTCGCGGGCAGCCGAAGCAGCCTCGGCCATCCCCTCTTCACCGCGCTCCAGCACGGAGGCACCGGCCACCGTGGCGATAAAGGCCTGATTGGAGCAAATGTTCGAGGTCGCCTTGTCCTTGCGGATGTGTTGCTCGCGGGTGGACATGACAGCCACGCGGCAGTCACGCCCCTCGCCGTCGCGGCCCTTGCCCACGTAGCGGCCCGGCGTCGCACGCACGTGGTTGGAAATCTCGCTGTTGTGGCGCACGGCGAACAGCCCCAGACCGGGTCCGCCGAAGTTCGGAGCCAGCGCCAAATGCTGGGCCTCGCCTACTACGATATCCGCCCCGGTCTCGCCAAAGGCCGTCGGAGGCTTCAGGCCACTCGTGCCCAGCAGCATCGGGTCGATCATGGCAATGGCGAGCACCCCGGCCTCGTGGGCCAGGTCGGTCAGCGCGTCCACATCCTCCAGGAGGCCCAGATCATTGACCTGCGGGAAGGCAATCCCGGCCAGCGCTTCACCGGTCTCGGCGACAAGGCTTTTCAGGGCTTCGATGTCGAGGGCACCGGTCTGCACACTGCGCGGAGCCCAGCGGATTTCGACTTCGGTGTCGGCGGCGAGGGTTTCCAGCACCTCACGGTCGCCGGGATAAATGGCCTCGGAGACGATGACCACGCTGCTCTTGCGCTTCAGGCGGATGGCCGCACAGGCAGCCTCAAAGAGCGCGGTCGAGCGGTCATAGAGGGAGGCGTTGACGGCCTCAAAGCCGGTCAGCATCCGCATCAAGCATTGATAAATCCAGTGGCAAAGCAGGGTTCCCTGGCTGCGCTCCGGCTGGTAGGGCGTGTAGGCGGTGGTCAGGTTACGGATCGCACTGACCTCGGCCACAATCGGCATCTGGCGAAACTGCGGCAGCCCGTCCCCAATGTACGACTCGCGGATCAGGTTCATGTCGGCCAGCTCACCCAGGCGGTCGAGCAGGTTCTCGTGGGCCTCGGCCTCGGGAAGCAGCAGCGGGCCGGAGAATTTCACATCCGTAGAAATGTGCCGAAAAAGGTCGGCAAGGTCTTTGGCTCCAACAGATTCCAACATTCCCTGAATGTCGGCTTCGGAGGCGGGGATGTAGTCGCGGGCGTGTTCGCGGTCAGTTTTGGCCATGGAAAAAGGAAAAGAGCGGTTTCAGGATTGTCTGACAATCAGACAATCTCCAGCATGGGTGATAGCAACCCTATTCTGCGCAGAGCGGGCGGCGTTTGCGTAAGCCTCCGGGCGGCAACGAAATATTTTTGCCGTCGGAGATGAGAACGAACGATGCGGACGCTGCGCAGGAGCCGGGAAGCGAGAAAACTGAAATCCGACTTTGCCTTTGCCCAGCGGCTGGGCCACAACACTGACACACACTTGCCATGTCCGACCTGAAGCAGACTCCGCTCATTGATTTTCACAAGAAACTGGGAGCACGTTGCGTGCCCTTTGCCGGCTGGGAAATGCCCGTCAGCTATGCCGGGATCATAGAGGAGCACCTCGCCGTGCGCCAGGCCTGCGGGTTCTTCGACGTGTGCCACATGGGCGAGTTTGTTGTGAGCGGGCCAGAGGCCGAGAAATTCCTCGACGAGGCCCTGACCAACCGCATCGCTGGCACCCCTGCGGGTAAGGCCGTGTACTCCCCCCTCTGCGCCGAGGATGGCGGCACGATCGACGACCTCATCGTCTACCGCGAAAGCGAGGAGGACTTTATCGTCGTGGTCAACGCCTCGAACATCGACAAGGACTTCGCCCGCTTCGAGGAGCTGGCTCCCAGCTACGCGGTGACGCTGACAAATATTTCCGACGACACCGGGCTCATCGCCGTACAAGGCCCCAAGGCCACCGCCCTCGTACAATCCCTTGCTCCGGAGCTCAAACTCCCCGGACGCTTCCGGCACATTCAGACCACCCTCGGCGAGATCAACTGCCGCATCTGCCGAACCGGCTACACCGGTGAGGACGGGGTCGAGATCATGTGCGCGGCCCAGGACGCCGTCGCCCTCGCGGAGCTGCTGACCGCGACCGGAGAGAGTTTCGGGGCGCAGTGGTGCGGGCTGGGTGCCCGCGACAGCCTCCGTCTGGAAGCGGGCTACCCCCTCTACGGCCACGAGCTGAGCGCGGAGATTTCCCCCGTCATGGCCGGGCTTGGCTGGGCGGTCAAGCTCGACAAAGAGCGCTTCAGCGGGCGTGAACCTCTCGCCGCTCAGGCCGCCGACAAGGCGCTGGCCGGGGTTAAGTTTTTCACCCTGGAAGGTCGCCGCATCGCCCGCGAAGGCACCCCGGTCCTCGATGCGACCAATAAGGAAGTCGGCAAGGTCCTCTCCGGCACCATGTCCCCGGTCCTGAGCAAGCCCATCGGCTCGGCCCTGCTAGAGGCCGGAGCGCAGGCTCCGCTGCGGGTTGAGCTGCGCGGTCACCGGGCCGAGCTGGCACTGGCCAAACCGCCCTTGTATAAGTAAACCTCACCGGCGGCTTGGCAGCATTAACGGCTGCCGACATATCTCGCTCCTTGATCGGGGAGCCGCGTTCGCGCGCCCACTTGAACAGTTCCAATAAAATAAGCGGGCTGAACTTAACTGTGAGAGTATCTGTCGTGGGTTTTTCCATTGCCATTACGACTGCAAACGAATCGGTTTCCCGGACCAAACCAACGCAATGAAAGACGCTACCCGTATCTTCAAGCGCCACGAAGGTGGCCCCCTCCTGCACATCAAGGACTTCCCCGGCAAGGCCCAGATCTACAACCCGGCCCCGGTCCAAGTCGGTGACGAAACAGTCCTGCTTGTCTCCGTGGTCGAGCACGCCGCCACCCATGGCTTCGGCCGCGATGTAGGGCAGACCCGCGTCGCCCGCTCCAAGGACGGGATCAACTTCGAGCTCTCCGAAAAGAACTTCATCGACACACAGGCGGTCGGTGAGCCCTGGGAGCGCTACCACCACTTTATCGACAACCGCGTCACCAAGATCGACGACTGGTACTACATCATCACCCCCGTGATGGTAAACGGCTACGATGCCCCGGTCGGCATGCTCGGCCGCACACAGGACTTTGTCTCCTACGAGCGCATCGAGATCATCACACAGCCGAAAAACCGCGGCGCCTCGCTTTTCCCGGAGAAGATCAACGGCAAGTACTACAAGCTCGACCGCCCCGGCGGGGGTGACGGCGGCGACGGCGACATCTGGATCAGCGCTTCGCCGGACCTCGTCCACTGGGGCGAGTTCAAGCCCGTGCTGGCAGCCGGTTACCGCTTCTGGAACGTGCAGAAGATCGGCCCCACCCCGCCCATCAAGACGGAGCACGGCTGGCTCGACATCATCCACGGTGTCTTCACTCCTGCGGGCGGCACCTACTACTATATCGGGGCCATGCTGCTCGACCTGGACGAGCCGTGGAAAGTCATCGGCAAGACCAACAGCTACCTGCTCATGCCCGAGGAGCCCTGGGAACAGCACGGCAACTGCGACAACACGGTCTTCCCCTGTGGAGCCATCGCCGACTACGATCAGGACCGCATCCGCCTCTACTACGGGGCCTGCGACTTCGCGATCTGTCTGGCCACCGGCTCCTTGAGTGAAACCGTCGACGCCTGCCTGAAGGGCCTGTAAACACACCAGCTCTCATACAAGGGGCATAGCCCCGCCCAGCGATGAAGCATCCGGCCTGCAGGGCTTGCCCTGCACTTTGGTCTTCACGCCGGGGCGATTTTGGTTAATCTGGGCGGTTTCCCATCTTTTCCATGCACAAGAGCACCCGCATTGTTATCACCGGCCTGGGGCTGACCGCCCCCAATGGCAATACCCTGGCCGAGTTCCGGCAGAACCTTCTTGGCGGCGTCGCCCGCCTGCAGAACATCGACATCCGCCACATGGGCCAGGTGCACGCCGGGGTGTGCGACTTTGATCCGCTCAAGTACCAGAAGCGCAAGGAGCTACGCAACGGCACCCGCGCTGGCAGCGTCTCGATCTACTGCGCCCGCGAAGCCATTGCTGACAGCGGCCTGGATCTGGAGAGCCTGGACAAGAGCCGCGTCGGCGTCTACCTCGGCATCACCGAGCACGGCAACGTAGAGACCGAGAACGAGATCTTCAACATCTCGCAGTTCGACTACGACACGAAGTTCTGGACGCACCACCACAACCCCCGCACCGTGGCCAATAACCCCGCCGGGGAAGTCACGCTGAATCTCGGCATCACCGGACCGCACTACACCATCGGTGCCGCCTGCGCCGCCGGCAACGCCGGCCTCATCCAGGCCGCCCAGATGCTCATGCTCGGTGAGTGCGACCTCGCCCTGGCAGGCGGCATCAGCGAGAGCATCCACACATTCGGGATTTTCGCCGGGTTTAAAAACCAGGGCGCCCTCGCCGTCAATGAGGACCCCAACAAGGCCTCCCGCCCCTTTGACCAGGACCGCAATGGTATCGTGGTCTCCGAAGGCGGCTGCATCTACACCGTTGAGCGGCTGGAGGATGCGCAGGCCCGCGGCGCAAAGATTTACGGTGAAATCGCCGGTTGGTGCATCAACTCCGACGCTACCGACGCCGTTCTGCCCAACCCCGAACGTCAGGCCCAGTGCATGCGCTCCGCGCTCGCACGCGCCGGGATGGAGCCGGGGGACATCTCCATCGTTAACACCCACGCCACCGCCACAAAAATGGGTGACATCCAGGAAATGACGGCGGTCCGCGAGGTCTTCGGGGGATGTGAAAACACTTGGGTTAACAACACCAAAAGCTTTATCGGACACGCCATGGGCGCTGCCGGGGCACTTGAGCTGGCCGGAAACCTGCCTGCCTTCGAGGACGGCGTCGTCCATCCCACGATCAATGTGGATAATCTTGACCCGGCATGCGAATTTCCCACGCTGGTCCTGAACGAGCCGAAAAAAATCGGCAGGGTTGACAGCATCCTGAACAACTCTTTCGGTATGCTCGGTATCAACTCCGCCCTCATTATCAAACGAGTTGCGGCCACCCAGTAAATTGACCAAGGAACATGACCAAAGACGAAATCAAGCAGATCGTGCTGGATATTATCGCTGAAATCGCGCCCGACGAGGATCTCTCGGACGTCAAGCCTGACGTGCGTCTGCGCGACCAGCTCGACCTGGATTCCATGGACTTTCTCGACATCGTGATGGAGCTGCGCAAGCAGCATGGCATCGAAGTGCCCGAAGAGGAGTACCCAAAGCTGGCCTCCCTCGACAGCTGCGCTGACTACCTTGAGCCGAAATTCGCGGCTCTGAAGGCCTAGTCGCGCTTTCCCCCGCCTCCCGTTAAGCGGCCACCAGGCCGCATGACGGGAGTTTCACGTTTATATCCCCCAATCGGAACCAGCGCTTGGCTGAGCGATACGACACGATCATTATCGGCGCGGGCTTTGCCGGACTCTCCGCGGGCATTCGGCTGGCCCAGTTCCAGCAGCGCGTGCTCATTCTGGAGGCCCACACGCTGCCCGGTGGGCTCAACTCGTACTACTTCCGCGGCAAGGGGAATCTCTACAACAGCGGGCTGCACACGGTCACCAACTTCAACGCGAAGAACCGCCGTTGGGGCTTTGGGCTGATCTGCCGTAATCTCGGCATCGATCCGGCGGACTTCCGGCTCGTCCCGCCCAAGCACCCCTCCGCCCTGCAAATGCCGCAGGGGGAGCTGCTCTTCGGTAACGACCTGGAGCTGCTCCGCAGCTCGATCCGGGATAAATTCCCTGATGAGATCGACGCCTTTGACCGCTTCTGTGCGGACCTGAAGACACCCCGCGACCCCGCCGAGCTCCAGCGCGCAGGCAGCCGGGAGCTTTTAGACGGATACTTTTCCGACCCCCTGCTGATCGACCTGCTGGAGCTGCCCGTCTACATCTACGGCGGCTACCGTGAGGGGCAGATCGACGCCGCCACCTACGGCACGGTCTTCCGGTCGATCTTTCTGGAGGGCTGTGGCTCACCGCCCGACATCAAGCACGTCCTCGACCTGCTGATTGCCCGCTTTAAATCGCTGGGCGGCACCTTGAAAACCCGACGCCGCGTGGCCCGGATCGTGACCGAGGATGGAGCTTTCCGTGGGGTCGAGTTGGCCGATGGCACTCAGATCGAGGCCGACGCCTGCCTCTCCTCCGCCGGTCTGGCCGAAACCGGGCAGCTGGCCGGGCAAGCCTGGGGCAAAAGCGGCGATCTGTCCGTCTTTGAAACGGTCGTGGCCATGAACCGCCCGCTGGACGAGCTCGGCGTTGACCGCACCCTGCTCATGGTCTGCCTGGAGCCGGAGTTTCACTGGCGTGCCCCTGAGGGCCGTCAGGAGTACCTGCACCTCACGCTCGCAGCGTCCGACAACTACCTTTTTACCGACACGCCTGATGCGCACCATCTGAAGATCGGGTGCTTCCAGAAAGGCTCGCTCTGGCTCGGCCTGGATGAGGAAGGCTACCGGCGCGAAAAGCTCCTGCTGGAAGAAAAGATGCTCAACGAACTGACCAAGCGCTTCCCGGCGCTGCTGGACGAGCCGGTCCTCCACCATGAGTCTCTCAGCCCCAAAACCGTGGTGGACTACACCAGCCACCTCAACGGCGGCATCTACGGCGGCAGTGTAAAAACTTTTGATGGTTCGACCCCGATTCAGGGTCTGTACGCGATCGGTAATGATCAGGCCGGGATCGGTATCATGGGCGCGCTCACGAGCGGCGTGATCGTAGCCAACTACAAAGTGGTTCTGGCCGGACAATAGTTGAAAAAAAAGGCCTCGGGCCGGAATTTTTTAGGGACCTAAGCCTCTAGTGAGCAGTCATCTAGTTTGCGAGGAGCAAATATAGATTGAAACCCACCATAAAAATGACTATTGCTATCACAATGTAACGCATGGGCCACGACTTAGGCGCCTTCTTTTTACTGGAATCGTTTGGCTTCTCCATAAATTGCGATTAATTAGCTTTATGAGCAGTTTTACTAGAAGGGTTTTCCTTCCAGAAAATGGCAAGAAAAAGGCTTAAGGGCATTTGATGTATTACGATAAGTAGGGTATAAATCCTAGAAAAATAGCTCAAGGCATGGGCCTATTTGATGAACGCAAACTCGCTGGACTATCCAAGGTTATGCCTTGGCCGTACTTGCTGTGCCAGCGTTCAGGGGAGATCGTCTATGCCAACCGCCATTTTCAGCGCCTGCTGAACGCCTCATACCCCCTCAGAAACGGCCCATCCGTACCGGAACTTTTCGAGTGCGTAGGCGGCGGAAACAGCGTGGCCGAGGAGTTGGCATGTACCATCCCGGGACGCGCCAGCCATGGTAAGTGGCAGCTCATCGACGAGCAGGAGAAGCTGATTTTCGAGGTCATGGTCGAGCAGGACCCTGACGATGCGGACCTGCTCTGGGTCATCGTGATGGAGAACCCGGTCATCAACGACCAGATCGTCCTCGGCAGCCAGAGCGAGCTGCGCCTGCTCCAGATCCTGATGGATCACACCCTGGACTACGTGTACTTCCAGGACATCCGCGGGCACTTCATCATCGCCAACCGCGCCTTTCAGCGGCTGATCCGCACCCCCCACCCCGGCTACGAGATCGGGCGCAAGCTCTCGGACTTCGTCAACGAGAAGACCGCCATCGCCTCCGAGGAGGTGGACCACGAGGTGCTGACCAGCCTGCAGCCGATCATTAACAACGTCAGCTATTTCCAGCTCAAGGACGGGCCGGGCCTCTGGCTGCAGTCTACGAAGATGCCGGTCTTCGACAGCAACAACAAGCGCCTCGGCGTCGTCTGCGTGAGCCGCAATATCTCCGACTCCGTCGAGCAGGAGCGCAAGCTGCGCGAGGCCATGACCCGCGCCGAGCAGGCCAGCCGCGCCAAGAGCGACTTCCTGGCGAACATGAGCCACGAGATCCGCACCCCGATCAACGGCATCATCGGGATGGCCGAGCTTTCGCTCGATTCCGACCTGGGCCCCGAGCAGGAGAAGTACGTCCAGACCATCGTTAATTGCAGCAACACCCTGCTCTCCCTCATCAACGACCTGCTCGACTTCTCGAAGATCGAGTCCGGGCAGCTTGAGCTTGAGGAGATCAATTTCAATCTGGTCACGCTCATGGAGGAGTGCCTCGACCAGTTCGTCGCCCAGACCCGCGAGAAGGGCATCGAGCTGGCACTCCAGATCAGCCCCGACCTGCCCGCCCATGTGCGCGGCGACCCCACCCGCTTCCGCCAGATCCTCAGTAACCTGATCAGCAATGCGGTCAAGTTCACCGACGAGGGCGAGATCGTAGTCTCGGCTCAGCCGACGGGAGAAGAGGACGGCTTGTCACGCCTCAGCTTCACCGTAGCCGACACGGGCATCGGCATCCCCGATTGCCGCAAAGACGCGATCTTTGACAGCTTCACCCAGGCAGACTCTTCGACCACCCGTAAGTACGGGGGCACCGGGCTGGGCCTGTCCATCTGCCGCCAGCTGGCGGAGATGATGGGCGGCATGATCAGCGTGGACAGCTGCCTGGACAAAGGCTCGGCCTTCACGGTGGAGATTCCTTTCCAGACCTTCAAGCGCCGCGATAGCGTCCCCCGTAAGCAGTTGAAAAAGCTGCAGGGGATGCGCGTCCTGATCATCGACGACCACCAGACCAATCGCACCATCCTCTCGGAGCTGTGCAAGAACTGGGGGCTCGATGCCCAGGAAGCTCAGGGCGGCCTGCAAGCACTCGAAATGCTGGAGCGCGCAGTCGAGATCGGTAAGCCCTACCAGCTCATCCTGCTCGACCAGCAGATGCCACACCTGAGCGGGCTCGAAGTCGCCGGGCTGATCGTCAACCGCCAGCAGCTGGCCGGTGCTAAGATCGTCCTGCTGTCCTCCTCGCTCAATCAGGACGAGACCCGACGCGCCACAAAGCTCGGCATCCAGCGTTTCCTGAGCAAGCCCATCAAGCAATCCGTATTACTGGAGGCCCTGCTTGAGCTTTTCGAGCTCTCGACCCCGATGCGTCAGCATCCCTCGCGCTCGGTCAGCACCCAACTGCAGCAGCAGCCGCAGACCGAGAGTGCCATGAAGCCCATGCGCATCCTGCTGGCCGAGGATAACCCGATCAATCAGGAGGTCACCCTCCGACGGCTGAAAAAGATGGGGCACGACGTCACCCTGGTGGAAAATGGACGGCTCGCTGTCGAAGCCTGCCAGGCCGTGCGCTTTGACCTCGTTCTCATGGACGTGCAGATGCCCGAAATGGACGGCATCGAGGCCACCCGGCGAATCCGCGATCTGGAGAAACACCGTGGCTCACGCACCGTAATCGTTGCCATGACAGCACGGGCCATGTCCAGTGACGAGGCCCTGTGCCTGGAGGCGGGCATGGATGCCTACATCGCCAAACCCTTCCGCGCGGCCAAGCTCCAGGCGGTGTTTAACTCCATCGCAAACGGCCTCGGGCAGACCGCGAACGATGCCGACCAGTGTGCGCCCTCGCAGGCTTGCGATCTGGACCAACTCTTTCAGGAGCTCTCCCCCGAGGATCGGGAAGACCTCCACTCGGCCGCTGAGATCTTTCTACAAAATTACCGCACGGACTGGGACCGACTCCAGCACGCCTGGCAGAAGGGCGAGTTCCCGGAGATCAATCACCTCGCCCACAGCATCAAAGGGGGTGCCTTGATTTTCCAGGCCCGCCGCCTGAGCAAACTGGCGGAAAGCCTGGAGCTGGCCGCGCTCAACTCTGAGTCCGAGACCATCGTGACCCTTATGCCCGCCTTGGAAAAAGAGCTGGAGAGCTTTGCAAAACTTCTCCGCGCCTACCTCGGCAAGCGTAAGGTCTGATCCCTTCCGAATAAACGGCAGCGGAGGGGGAATTTCGGCTTCTGACTTGCGGGGCCACGGGGTGCCCGTAGAGTGATGAAAGTGGCTGCAACACTCGCCACGATACACTTATGGCCGACCCGACAAATCCACTCGCCGCACCAGTTACCCAGACGGAAACTGAGGTAGAGTTGCCATGGCTGGTCATCGTGCGTAACGACCCGGTCAACCTCATGGAGTATGTCGTCATGGTCTTCCGGCGTGTCTTCGGATACGATCTGGAAAAGGCCCGCAAGCACATGCTCGAAGTCCATGAGCTCGGGCGCTCAGTCCTGTGGTCCGGGGAGCGCGAGCAGGCCGAGTCCTACGTCTACCAGCTTCAGGAGTGGCAGCTCAGTGCCTGCCTCCAGCGCGACGAGGGCGAGTAAAACGCCCCCACTCTGGCCCGGCG
This genomic interval from Ruficoccus sp. ZRK36 contains the following:
- the gcvT gene encoding glycine cleavage system aminomethyltransferase GcvT, encoding MSDLKQTPLIDFHKKLGARCVPFAGWEMPVSYAGIIEEHLAVRQACGFFDVCHMGEFVVSGPEAEKFLDEALTNRIAGTPAGKAVYSPLCAEDGGTIDDLIVYRESEEDFIVVVNASNIDKDFARFEELAPSYAVTLTNISDDTGLIAVQGPKATALVQSLAPELKLPGRFRHIQTTLGEINCRICRTGYTGEDGVEIMCAAQDAVALAELLTATGESFGAQWCGLGARDSLRLEAGYPLYGHELSAEISPVMAGLGWAVKLDKERFSGREPLAAQAADKALAGVKFFTLEGRRIAREGTPVLDATNKEVGKVLSGTMSPVLSKPIGSALLEAGAQAPLRVELRGHRAELALAKPPLYK
- a CDS encoding glycoside hydrolase family 130 protein codes for the protein MKDATRIFKRHEGGPLLHIKDFPGKAQIYNPAPVQVGDETVLLVSVVEHAATHGFGRDVGQTRVARSKDGINFELSEKNFIDTQAVGEPWERYHHFIDNRVTKIDDWYYIITPVMVNGYDAPVGMLGRTQDFVSYERIEIITQPKNRGASLFPEKINGKYYKLDRPGGGDGGDGDIWISASPDLVHWGEFKPVLAAGYRFWNVQKIGPTPPIKTEHGWLDIIHGVFTPAGGTYYYIGAMLLDLDEPWKVIGKTNSYLLMPEEPWEQHGNCDNTVFPCGAIADYDQDRIRLYYGACDFAICLATGSLSETVDACLKGL
- a CDS encoding beta-ketoacyl-[acyl-carrier-protein] synthase family protein; the protein is MHKSTRIVITGLGLTAPNGNTLAEFRQNLLGGVARLQNIDIRHMGQVHAGVCDFDPLKYQKRKELRNGTRAGSVSIYCAREAIADSGLDLESLDKSRVGVYLGITEHGNVETENEIFNISQFDYDTKFWTHHHNPRTVANNPAGEVTLNLGITGPHYTIGAACAAGNAGLIQAAQMLMLGECDLALAGGISESIHTFGIFAGFKNQGALAVNEDPNKASRPFDQDRNGIVVSEGGCIYTVERLEDAQARGAKIYGEIAGWCINSDATDAVLPNPERQAQCMRSALARAGMEPGDISIVNTHATATKMGDIQEMTAVREVFGGCENTWVNNTKSFIGHAMGAAGALELAGNLPAFEDGVVHPTINVDNLDPACEFPTLVLNEPKKIGRVDSILNNSFGMLGINSALIIKRVAATQ
- a CDS encoding phosphopantetheine-binding protein, which encodes MTKDEIKQIVLDIIAEIAPDEDLSDVKPDVRLRDQLDLDSMDFLDIVMELRKQHGIEVPEEEYPKLASLDSCADYLEPKFAALKA
- a CDS encoding FAD-dependent oxidoreductase, which translates into the protein MAERYDTIIIGAGFAGLSAGIRLAQFQQRVLILEAHTLPGGLNSYYFRGKGNLYNSGLHTVTNFNAKNRRWGFGLICRNLGIDPADFRLVPPKHPSALQMPQGELLFGNDLELLRSSIRDKFPDEIDAFDRFCADLKTPRDPAELQRAGSRELLDGYFSDPLLIDLLELPVYIYGGYREGQIDAATYGTVFRSIFLEGCGSPPDIKHVLDLLIARFKSLGGTLKTRRRVARIVTEDGAFRGVELADGTQIEADACLSSAGLAETGQLAGQAWGKSGDLSVFETVVAMNRPLDELGVDRTLLMVCLEPEFHWRAPEGRQEYLHLTLAASDNYLFTDTPDAHHLKIGCFQKGSLWLGLDEEGYRREKLLLEEKMLNELTKRFPALLDEPVLHHESLSPKTVVDYTSHLNGGIYGGSVKTFDGSTPIQGLYAIGNDQAGIGIMGALTSGVIVANYKVVLAGQ
- a CDS encoding response regulator, encoding MPWPYLLCQRSGEIVYANRHFQRLLNASYPLRNGPSVPELFECVGGGNSVAEELACTIPGRASHGKWQLIDEQEKLIFEVMVEQDPDDADLLWVIVMENPVINDQIVLGSQSELRLLQILMDHTLDYVYFQDIRGHFIIANRAFQRLIRTPHPGYEIGRKLSDFVNEKTAIASEEVDHEVLTSLQPIINNVSYFQLKDGPGLWLQSTKMPVFDSNNKRLGVVCVSRNISDSVEQERKLREAMTRAEQASRAKSDFLANMSHEIRTPINGIIGMAELSLDSDLGPEQEKYVQTIVNCSNTLLSLINDLLDFSKIESGQLELEEINFNLVTLMEECLDQFVAQTREKGIELALQISPDLPAHVRGDPTRFRQILSNLISNAVKFTDEGEIVVSAQPTGEEDGLSRLSFTVADTGIGIPDCRKDAIFDSFTQADSSTTRKYGGTGLGLSICRQLAEMMGGMISVDSCLDKGSAFTVEIPFQTFKRRDSVPRKQLKKLQGMRVLIIDDHQTNRTILSELCKNWGLDAQEAQGGLQALEMLERAVEIGKPYQLILLDQQMPHLSGLEVAGLIVNRQQLAGAKIVLLSSSLNQDETRRATKLGIQRFLSKPIKQSVLLEALLELFELSTPMRQHPSRSVSTQLQQQPQTESAMKPMRILLAEDNPINQEVTLRRLKKMGHDVTLVENGRLAVEACQAVRFDLVLMDVQMPEMDGIEATRRIRDLEKHRGSRTVIVAMTARAMSSDEALCLEAGMDAYIAKPFRAAKLQAVFNSIANGLGQTANDADQCAPSQACDLDQLFQELSPEDREDLHSAAEIFLQNYRTDWDRLQHAWQKGEFPEINHLAHSIKGGALIFQARRLSKLAESLELAALNSESETIVTLMPALEKELESFAKLLRAYLGKRKV
- the clpS gene encoding ATP-dependent Clp protease adapter ClpS is translated as MADPTNPLAAPVTQTETEVELPWLVIVRNDPVNLMEYVVMVFRRVFGYDLEKARKHMLEVHELGRSVLWSGEREQAESYVYQLQEWQLSACLQRDEGE